One genomic region from Bacillus sp. SLBN-46 encodes:
- a CDS encoding energy-coupling factor transporter ATPase, translated as MEPIIRLDNVSFAYKINEKTKVSVLKNISFSIFPGEYVAIIGHNGSGKSTLSKHLNGILTPDHGDVWVHGHNTREMKKKRDIRRAVGTVFQHPDNQIVATIVEEDVAFGLENIGVAREEMKKRVDEALNVVKMSEFRHRPPHHLSGGQKQRVAIAGVLAMQPDCIVFDEATSMLDSFGRKEVLQVMRKMNDIGMTIITVTHHMSEAAEADRIIVIEGGQIVMDGPPREIFKHKQELENLQLEVPSVSQMAEVIHSQLTNFSRDLIQEEEFIAEVEKLSKEEVG; from the coding sequence ATGGAACCAATTATTCGTTTAGATAATGTATCGTTTGCCTACAAAATAAATGAAAAAACGAAAGTATCCGTTCTGAAGAATATCTCCTTTTCCATTTTCCCTGGAGAATATGTAGCAATCATTGGCCACAATGGTTCAGGAAAATCTACCTTATCCAAACACTTGAACGGGATCTTAACCCCGGATCATGGGGATGTCTGGGTTCACGGGCATAACACGAGAGAGATGAAAAAGAAACGGGATATTCGTCGAGCTGTTGGCACCGTCTTTCAGCATCCAGATAACCAAATTGTTGCGACAATCGTTGAGGAAGATGTAGCCTTTGGACTAGAAAACATTGGTGTAGCAAGAGAAGAAATGAAAAAAAGAGTGGATGAAGCTTTAAATGTTGTAAAAATGTCGGAGTTTCGCCACAGACCGCCACACCATCTATCAGGGGGACAAAAGCAGAGGGTCGCGATTGCCGGTGTGTTAGCAATGCAGCCGGATTGCATCGTTTTTGATGAAGCAACAAGTATGCTTGACAGCTTTGGCCGAAAAGAAGTTCTTCAGGTGATGAGAAAGATGAACGATATAGGGATGACCATTATTACGGTAACCCACCATATGTCCGAAGCAGCGGAAGCGGACAGGATTATCGTCATCGAGGGTGGGCAAATCGTCATGGACGGTCCCCCGCGTGAAATTTTTAAACATAAGCAGGAATTAGAGAATCTGCAATTAGAAGTGCCTTCTGTTAGCCAAATGGCCGAAGTGATTCACAGCCAACTTACCAATTTTTCAAGGGACTTAATCCAAGAAGAAGAGTTTATTGCGGAAGTAGAAAAATTATCCAAAGAGGAGGTGGGATAA